A part of Thermus sp. LT1-2-5 genomic DNA contains:
- a CDS encoding S-adenosylmethionine decarboxylase: MEAVPGGRWVAEIYGCDLDVLENPKMVEAALLDAVMRLGAPKDSAQSVVYKFHPQGLSAAVVSPVAAVMIHTWPEDNASATLDLYFYRDGVDPEEVLKGLSRAFGAKEESAFRYWRGTEHAIRRRGFGGQGG; the protein is encoded by the coding sequence GTGGAAGCGGTGCCGGGCGGGCGCTGGGTAGCGGAAATCTACGGCTGCGATCTGGACGTGTTGGAAAACCCCAAGATGGTGGAGGCGGCCCTCCTGGATGCGGTGATGCGCCTCGGGGCCCCCAAGGACTCGGCCCAGTCCGTGGTCTACAAGTTCCACCCCCAGGGGCTTTCCGCTGCGGTGGTGAGCCCCGTGGCGGCGGTGATGATCCACACCTGGCCCGAGGACAACGCCTCCGCCACCTTAGACCTCTACTTCTACCGCGACGGGGTGGACCCGGAGGAGGTGCTTAAGGGCCTTTCCCGGGCCTTCGGGGCCAAGGAGGAGTCCGCCTTCCGCTACTGGCGGGGCACGGAACACGCCATCCGGCGCCGAGGCTTCGGCGGCCAAGGAGGTTAG